Within the Medicago truncatula cultivar Jemalong A17 chromosome 4, MtrunA17r5.0-ANR, whole genome shotgun sequence genome, the region CACACAGTAGATTCCTTGTTCGATATTAACAAAATACACAATGCATCACATTTATGAATATATGCAGATCTATATCTACCAACATAAGTGAGGGGCCAAAACAAatacatacaaataaaaataaataacaaaaaacgaATATTAATGTTTATTAGTAAgtgaaaatacaataaaaagaaaagagaagagagtttATATAAGcgctataaaattttaatgaaagatcatatatttaatttttacataATAAAATGGCGTTAAAAATATAACTCAAGttagttttatattatattttgttctgCTCGGcttgttttaaaatatattttgggttGGGACCaatttgtccttttttttttaaattatgtatcTAATTTTATCGTTTTCTAGATAAAGGAAATAAAGGCTTTGAGAGTGAAAGAACTCAGAAGCAAGTCCATTAATGTGTAGACCCCCATTGTTTAAATGCAATCATTTATTTCTATATCTACTATTACTATTGTAAAAAAGgtaatttttatgtttataagAGAACCGTTGGCCACCATCTTGGTAAGACCATTCTTAGAAACAACACAAAGTGATAATAAATTAGGCAAAGATGAGTGGTGAAAGGATAATCAACAGTGAGATTCATGTAGCTATGTTTCCCTTCCTAGCATTTGGTCACATTAGTCCATTTGTGCAATTATCCAACAAGTTATTCTCTCATGGAATTCACATCTCATTCTTGTCACCTTCAGCTAACATtccaaaaatcaaatcaactttCAATCTCAACCCTTCAATCCATATCATTCCCCTTCACGTCTCAGATAACTTACCAAGTAACACTTCTAATTTGCACTCAGGCATGTTTGGCACACTCATTCAAGCAATAGACTCAATGCAAGATCATGTAAAAACCATTTTGTTTGAACTTAaacctaattttattttctttgacatTGCAACAAGTTGGATCCCAGAAATAGCTTCTGAACTTGGCATAAAATCTGTTTACTTCTCGGTCTACTCAGCCATTTCAGCTTCTTACTTATGTCCATCTTCAAGACTTGATGATACTAAAGGAAGAGACATCACTTATGAGGACTTTAAAAATCCCCCACTTGGGTATTTTCCAAATtccaagctttcccttcaaacCTTCCAAGCCAAAAATATCTTCATAGCACTCTTCCAAAGATTTAACTTTCATAAAGTCATGCAAAACTTTAGTGAAAGCTCACTAATAGTGTTCAAGAGTTGTAAGGAAATGGAAGGTCCTTATCTAGATTATTTACAAAACCAATTTGAAAAACCGATTCTTTTTTCTGGAGTACTTGTTCCAGAGCCATCAATGGACGTGCTTGAGGAAAAATGGACAAAATGGTTAGATAATTTCCCAACCAAGTCAGTGATATTGTGTTCCTTCGGTAGTGAAACATTTCTAAGTGACGATCAAATCAATGAACTAGCAATTGGGTTAGAACTAACAAATTTACCCTTCATTTTAGTCTTAAATTTTCCATCAAATCTCAATGCTGAATCTGAGTTGGAGAGAGCATTACCAAAAGGGTTCTTAGAAAGAGTGAAGAATAGGGGAATTGTGCATAGTGGTTGGCTGCAACAACAACTTGTATTGAAGCACTCAAGTGTTGGGTGTTATGTGTGTCATGCTGGTTTTAGTTCTGTGATAGAAGCTATAGTTAATGATTGTCAGTTGGTGTTGCTACCTTTCAAGGGTGATCAGTTTTTAAATTCTAAACTCATTGCTGATGATTTGAAGGCTGGGGTAGAGGTGAATAGGAAAGATGAAGATGGATTTTTTGAGAAAGAGGGATTGTTTGAGGCTGTGAAAACTGTTATGGTGGAAGTTGATAAAGAGCCAGGGAAACAGATAAGAGAAAATCATATGAAATGGAGGGAGTTTCTATTGGATAAGAAAATTCAGAACAAATTCATCACAGATCTGATTGCGCGGTTGAAGTCTTTGGCTTAGTGAACGTTGGGAATGATGGTGAATATGGTAGAATCATGTATGTCATtgtgattttgataaaaactatGCTTTAATGCatttaacaaaatcaaaatgtcaCTATGATTTCGTCAAACCCACTGTGATATTGAACATACACTTTGTCCACTCATTGCCATTGGAAAATAAAGTTTGCTAAAGACTTGATTAGTTTttagagtttttatttttcctttttaagtaATTGGATAGGATGTGTTAGATATTATTGTGTCTGAAAATCAGTCCTTTATTGACTGATTGTAATGTATTTATCGTTATAATCTGTGTTCGATTTTGTGGTAGtcggaattgattttgattgaggAATTCATAACATGTTTAATCTTACCTTGTATTTTGCTgcaaaaaagaatacaaaaaataaaaaacatcagaGCCTCACTTTAGATTGTTTTATGACAGCCTACTTGAGACACTGTTACGCACGCACACATATTCGtgtatcaaattaataattttgacaCAGATGAAATTTCAAGGGAATCAGTTGAATCCATGCATTAAGCACATTCACAGGTAGTTTCTGGAGAAGAAACTACTTGTCAGCCTTGCTTGCAATGTTGGCTGATCTACACACGGGGAAAGCGCTAAGGGTTCATCCCCAAGTACACAAGCCCAATTAAGGTTCCAGATCAGAAAGAGGGAGTTACCATAGCGCATGGGTGTAAAAAACTCCTGGTCATTTGCTATCTGTGAATTTGGATTCGATGCAGTCACAGGTTCTAGCAATAACGCAGCCAGCCATACCAGTGGCCATTGGATTGATATTGGACGGTATAGATTTCAAACAGTTGTGTTTTGTTTAAAAACTAAAGAAACTAAGTTTAAAATTGCACTTTTCAATCTCGAGTCTCGACCCAATGTTTATCGATGTGGCTGACATTTAGAATGCAGAAAATCTGCAACTCAAAGGGATCTGAACTCTATTTCTGCTTGTTCAAAAGGAAGAGCTTGTAGATACAATGATAAAATCTTGTGGCACACCGTACACCACCTATAAGTTTACGTATTGTAGAATTTGCCTTTCAATAATTGAATTTCAAAAGAgaaatgtttctttttctttgtttcccGTAGGTTCCTTAACCGCAGATAATCCTATTCGAGACAATGTCAGACACTAAATGCAGACACCACTTTTAGTTGGGATTCGACTTTGATTTGCCACGCTGTGGAAGTCTAGTCCCTTCCACTATACCAAACTCTCGTTGGTAAAAGGAAATTGTTTCTAATTGATAGTTATTTGAAACAAAACGTAAGACAATATTGAAGTGCCCTATATTTTATCTATTCTCCTAAGTGGTCAATTTCTACGCAATTTCAAAAATAATGCTTTATTCATAACGTAGCTTTCCCTCTACAACTTGAACCTCGGAACTGCTAAAACTCCAAAGCtaaagaatcatatattagtACAATGCTGACGAGTGAATCATTTATTGGTTTTTATTGACAACAAGTAACAATAGTACTAACATTCAGAGTTCGGTAGAGCTTTAAGGAAGAAAAATCAGGTATTTTGATGCATATATTGAAAGTACATATGAGTGGTGCAGACAACATTACATCTGTAAGCACGGCTGGTGCACACAACCGTTCGACAAACAATTTAGCATGTGaagttaattaaaaatgaaaattactgCATGTTCTGATATCACAATCACACAAAAATTCATAACAACATTTCTACCATCCACGAGAGCTGAGAGACTTTATCAAAGGTCCAAATGTCTGATCCACAGTTTTGTTCCATGAATGTGCAAATTCAGAGCGTGATTTCTTCCCAAATATGGGTTCTCTAACCTGGTGAAACATGACAGCGAAAGGTCAGAATCTAAAAGTAACAATTAAACATGAAATTCGTAAGACAGTGGTGAGTGATGATGCTGATAGAATGAATGCCCAGTATTTCAAATGCAAAGTTACTCAAGCCTGTGGACTCCGAAAATATAATATCAATGGAACACATTGACATTCAAAGTTATTGAAAGAAAGGAGTATTAAGTTAGGTGTTGAGCCTATGCAACTTCGGCACTCTTCAAGGTGCATTCGGTGTTTGACATGTTTCAGTGACCAACACAACTCTAACGcatgtggttacattcaatcacttctaCATTTGCAAATTATAGGTGCCTATGTGTCACATGTTGTGCCCACAGCCCCACACACTCTTCATGTTTGTGTCAGCGTCAGTGCTTCAAAGGTTTGTGGCTTTGTGCTAGTTAGGATAAACTTTTCCATAACACTTCTGCACCTCAAGTTTTAAAACGGTCTCTCATTTGGCTTCTTCATTAACACTTATCAACTTATTTAGATGCTAAATGCTTATTTCTTCTATTATTAGTCAAAGGCTGACTCAATGGCCACATATGGGGAAATGAGTATCAGGAATGCAGTGAATGCAGGTCCGAACCCGCACACCGACTATTAGTGTCTTTATCACCTACCAACTGAGCTGCACGCACAAGACAACTAAATGCTTATTTCAGTTTTAAAACTCCTATAAGTTAGAAACAAATCCATATTTGGCATTCATCTATTTCCAGTATAATTGTATGTTCAGCCacctataaaaacaaattatgctATTTTTCAATGCATATAACATAAGTGGCAGCTTCATTCAAGAACAAACTCAATTATCTGCCCTTCACCTTACAATTCATTATAATCCAGCCTTAGAAAACTTTAGATCGTGCACAAAGACAAAagctttgtttggataaacaacttaactaAATGTTAATAGTATAAAAGTTTACCATACAAGTGCATATGTATAAACTAATCTATAACATGCGACaaaatacaacaacaatcaaaagccttatcccactaagtggagtCGGCGACATGGACCAAATGATGAAATAAAGTGGGAtctatcatatatcatatctcTATCCAACTCATTCATCTCTAGATCTTTCTtgaatagtttctcttatagttttacGGGTCTTCCTCGACCTCTGGTGATTTCACTACCTCCATCTAATCTATTCTCCTTACTAAAGAATCTACATGTCTTCTTTGTGCATGTCCAAACTACCTAAGCCgagtttccaccatcttttctaaaataaagtcaaatagGCGGGGCATGTAGTTATATAAAGATAAACGAGTCAATTCAAAGATATGAGTTGAAAAATATAGTTCAAGTTCAACTCATGTTAATGAACTTGATTTTAACTTATTTGAATCATTAATCCAATTCAACAAATTAATTGTCAAACAGAATATTAAACTCAATTCAAATTGGTTCGGCTCATTGTCCATCTTAGATGAAATCCTTCTTTATTTCAACTTcgaaaaattacaattttagcCTAAGATCTTCACGCACAGCAGCATCTTCACTCTATCTCTTCTCCTCTTTCTTGCAGccacataaaaataaatgtgattcACGTGGTAGCTTGCAAACCCACGGTAGATTCTTTATTCGATATTAACAAATACACATTGCTCTAATGCATCACATCAACAACAGCCAAGTAGGCCATTCATGAATGTTGTATCTACATCTACCAACATCGGTGAGGTGTGAGGGGTCAAAACAAATACgtacaaataaaaatcaatcaGTGAGGGGTCAAAACAAATAGgtacaaataaaaatcaataaaaaaacaaatattaatgttTACGCTAAATTACACAAGGTCCTTTtaggttattttttattttttttacaaggtcctttaagttatttaatcgtaataaattgatcatttaagtttttttcgtaCCACTTAAATCTTTTGTGTTAGTTAATTGTAAGAAGTCGATCCTTAAGTTTTTTCCGTATCAATTAagcatttaagttatttaaccataacaatttaaagtattttagaTCTTAAAAATGTAAGTTATTTAAGATCTAAAAactacaattaaataacttaaaatataAGCGTTACGAAGAATACTTAACCAACAACGGtgcatttttatgtttataagAGAACCGTTGGCCACCATCTTGGTAAGACCATTCTTAGAAACAACACAAAGTGATAATAAATTAGGCAAAGATGAGTGGTGAAAGGATAATCAACAGTGAGATTCATGTAGCTATGTTTCCCTTCCTAGCATTTGGTCACATTAGTCCATTTGTGCAATTATCCAACAAGTTATTCTCTCATGGAATTCACATCTCATTCTTGTCACCTTCAGCTAACATtccaaaaatcaaatcaactttCAATCTCAACCCTTCAATCCATATCATTCCCCTTCACGTCTCAGATAACTTACCAAGTAACACTTCTAATTTGCACTCAGGCATGTTTGGCACACTCATTCAAGCAATAGACTCAATGCAAGATCATGTAAAAACCATTTTGTTTGAACTTAaacctaattttattttctttgacatTGCAACAAGTTGGATCCCAGAAATAGCTTCTGAACTTGGCATAAAATCTGTTTACTTCTCGGTCTACTCAGCCATTTCAGCTTCTTACTTATGTCCATCTTCAAGACTTGATGATACTAAAGGAAGAGACATCACTTATGAGGACTTTAAAAATCCCCCACTTGGGTATTTTCCAAATtccaagctttcccttcaaacCTTCCAAGCCAAAAATATCTTCATAGCACTCTTCCAAagatttaacttattttttatacaagaggctgtttccaggacttgaacccggtcacatgacaacaactttaccagttgcgccaaggttacccctcaAACACTTAACAAGCATCAGCTTCAACTTTTTCACTAAATACCTGTAACTTTTCAAATAACAAGAAGATGAAGAACTTACAAATTTAGAACTATGCATAAGGTGAtgaaacaattgaaaattttcaaatcgAATGAACAcaatagatgaaaaaaaaatcagggaCTGTCACAACCAGCCTTATGATCCCCTATTCACCTaagaaaaatcttaaaataaattcaatcaaaacCAATTCCAGAAGCATTGGTATAGCTAAGCAAAAATCAATGACCACAAATCAATTTAGTACTAGAAACTCTAACCAAGCAAATATCTAAAccatttttaaaagtaatataGTTGCTATTTGATGACACTGGCTTCAAATGTCATTTATGCAATGTAAATAAGATAATCATAAaagcttaaaaataaaaataaatagctCATAAAAGTCAAATTAGCATCAAACATGATatctcaaaacaaaacaaaaaaacagctTGCTGTGTTATGGCTTTGTGGCTTCAAAACTGATGCAACGAATAAACAAGGGACCGATGAAACTGTCCAATAAATTGGTCAAGCCATAGTCACTGAACTCATTTCATGCCGAATGGAATATATATCGAAATGCAATATATACATTTGGTCCactgttacatcttaaacactactATTTGTttaatatgtatatatgatgctCCCCTTCATGAGAGAACTTTGTAAATGATCTATGAATGACAAGTTCATAAGAAATTGTAGTATGTGATCGTTTAAAGTTTTTATGAAGCTTGTTGTTTGTGTTGGGAATGGGAGACTTTATACTATCGCATTGAACTTGTTTAAATCAAGTGTACTTGTCATGCCAAATGTGTCCCAAATCTAAtaacatcatacatttttttgtttcttgtgtTAACAAGATCTTAGCTTGCTGAAAAGTAGCTGAATTATGTGAATCTTATTTGCACATATGAAATAAGCACATACTGTTTGTGAAGATCTTAGGACCGACAATAAATCGAGTCAACTCGACCATAGTTCGAGACGCGGTTTGAAAATTAATCCGTTTATCTGATGAATTCTTAGCTTGTGTTGAGATGCTAGACAAATTTTGAGCTTTATGGTATCCAAACGAGTGACTTGGGATAAACACTTTATCGTAATCGACCTTTTGTTGTAGCCATTTACAACTAGTCTCTCCTTGTATCCTTCAAATTTTCCTTTGATGTTCTTCTTTGTCTTGTACATCCACTTGCCATTGGCTTGAACTTCTTTGTCTATCAAATTTCTCCGTCTCTTCTTTCGCGCAGCGTCTTCAAAATTTCGAAATTTTTACAGTACTCTCTCTCAACATTTCCTAGATATTACATATGTTCATATTACTTTTCTAAGTAAAAATTTGTagctttatatttaaaattcaatGGAAAGTATTAAAAATAGATGGCTCAAGCATCCTTACTCTATCTCTTCTCCACTTTCTTTGTCTAGCAGTTGCAGccacataaaaataaatgtgattcACGTGGTAGCTTGCAAACACACGGTAGGTTCCTTGTTCGATATTAACAAAATACACAATGCATCACATTTATGAATATATGCAGATCTATATCTACCAACATAAGTGAGGGGCCAAAACAAatacatacaaataaaaataaaaagaaaagagaagagagtttATATAAGagctataaaattttaatgaaagatcatatattttatttttacataataAAATGGCGTTAAAAATATAACTCAAGttagttttatattatattttgttctaATTTTATCGTTTTCTAGATAAAGGAAATAAAGGCTTTGAGAGTGACAGAACTCAGAAGCAAGTCCATTAATGTGTAGACCCACATTGTTTAAATGCAATCATATATTTCTATATCTACTATTACTATTGTAAAAAAGgtaatttttatgtttataacaGCATCCTTGGCCACCATTCTTGTTAGACCATTCTTAGAAACAACACAAACTCATAATAAATTAGGCAAAGATGAGTAGTGAAAGGATAATCAACAGTGAGATTCATGTAGTTATGTTTCCCTTCCTTGCATTCGGTCACATTAGTCCGTTTGTGCAACTATCCAACAAGTTATTCTCTCATGGAATTCACATTTCATTCTTGTCACCTTCATCTAATATtccaaaaatcaaatcaactttCAATCTCAACCCTGCAATCCAAATCATTCCCCTTCACTTCTCGGATAACTTACCAAGTAACACTGCCGAATTGCACCCTGACATGGTTGGCGCATTCTTTGAGACACTAGACTTAATGCAAGATCAAGTAAAAACCATTTTATTGAAGCTTAAAccacattttgttttctttgacttTGCACAAAATTGGCTCCCAAAAATAGCTTCTGAACTTGGCATAAAATCTGTTCACTTTTCTGTCTATTCTGCCATTTGTCATTCTTACATTTCTCGAATTTCAAAAGGAAGAGACGTCACTTATGAGGACTTTAAAAATCCTCCAGTTGGGATTATTCATAATTCCAAACGTACCCTTCAAACCTTCCAAGCCAGAATAAACTTCATGATGCTCTACACAAAATCTGGTGACAGTCCTACGGTTTCTGATAGATTCATACAGAGCCTTAGTGAATGCTCACTAATATTGTTCAAGAGTTGCAAGGAAATAGAAGGTTCTTATCTAGATTATTTACAAAACCAATTTGAAAAAGCGATCGTTTTTTCTGGTGTACTTGTTCCAGAGCCATCAATGGACGTGCTTGAGGACAAATGGACAAAATGGTTAGATAACTTCCCAACCAAGTCAGTGATATTGTGTTCCTTTGGTAGTGAAACATTTCTAAGTGATGATCAAATCAATGAACTAGCAATTGGGTTGGAACTAACAAATTTACCCTTCATTTTTGTCTTAAATTTTCCATCAAATCTCAATGCTGAATCTGAGTTAGAAAGAGCATTACCGAAAGGGTTCTTAGAAAGAGTGAAGAATACAGGAATTGTGCATAGTGGTTGGTTCCAACAGCAACTTGTTTTGAAGCACTCAAGTGTTGGGTGTTATGTGTGTCATGCTGGTTTAAGTTCTGTGATAGAAGCTATAGTTAATGATTGTCAGTTAGTGTTGTTACCTTTAAAGGGTGACCAGTTTTACAATTCTATGCTCATTGCTGATGATTTGAAAGCAGGGATAGAGGTGAAAAGGAATGATGAAGATGGATTTTTTGAGAAAGAGGGAATATTGGAGGC harbors:
- the LOC120580013 gene encoding UDP-glycosyltransferase 79A6-like, whose translation is MSGERIINSEIHVAMFPFLAFGHISPFVQLSNKLFSHGIHISFLSPSANIPKIKSTFNLNPSIHIIPLHVSDNLPSNTSNLHSGMFGTLIQAIDSMQDHVKTILFELKPNFIFFDIATSWIPEIASELGIKSVYFSVYSAISASYLCPSSRLDDTKGRDITYEDFKNPPLGYFPNSKLSLQTFQAKNIFIALFQRFNFHKVMQNFSESSLIVFKSCKEMEGPYLDYLQNQFEKPILFSGVLVPEPSMDVLEEKWTKWLDNFPTKSVILCSFGSETFLSDDQINELAIGLELTNLPFILVLNFPSNLNAESELERALPKGFLERVKNRGIVHSGWLQQQLVLKHSSVGCYVCHAGFSSVIEAIVNDCQLVLLPFKGDQFLNSKLIADDLKAGVEVNRKDEDGFFEKEGLFEAVKTVMVEVDKEPGKQIRENHMKWREFLLDKKIQNKFITDLIARLKSLA
- the LOC120580305 gene encoding UDP-glycosyltransferase 79A6 isoform X2 — translated: MSGERIINSEIHVAMFPFLAFGHISPFVQLSNKLFSHGIHISFLSPSANIPKIKSTFNLNPSIHIIPLHVSDNLPSNTSNLHSGMFGTLIQAIDSMQDHVKTILFELKPNFIFFDIATSWIPEIASELGIKSVYFSVYSAISASYLCPSSRLDDTKGRDITYEDFKNPPLGYFPNSKLSLQTFQAKNIFIALFQRFNFHKVMQNFSESSLIVFKSCKEMEGPYLDYLQNQFEKPILFSGVLVPEPSMDVLEEKWTKWLDNFPTKSVILCSFGSETFLSDDQINELAIGLELTNLPFILVLNFPSNLNAESELERALPKGFLERVKNRGIVHSG
- the LOC120580305 gene encoding UDP-glycosyltransferase 79A6 isoform X3, with the protein product MSGERIINSEIHVAMFPFLAFGHISPFVQLSNKLFSHGIHISFLSPSANIPKIKSTFNLNPSIHIIPLHVSDNLPSNTSNLHSGMFGTLIQAIDSMQDHVKTILFELKPNFIFFDIATSWIPEIASELGIKSVYFSVYSAISASYLCPSSRLDDTKGRDITYEDFKNPPLGYFPNSKLSLQTFQAKNIFIALFQRFNFHKVMQNFSESSLIVFKSCKEMEGPYLDYLQNQFEKPILFSGVLVPEPSMDVLEEKWTKWLDNFPTKSVILCSFGSETFLSDDQINELAIGLELTNLPFILVLNFPSNLNAESELERALPKGFLERVKNRGIVHSG
- the LOC11407171 gene encoding UDP-glycosyltransferase 79A6; protein product: MSSERIINSEIHVVMFPFLAFGHISPFVQLSNKLFSHGIHISFLSPSSNIPKIKSTFNLNPAIQIIPLHFSDNLPSNTAELHPDMVGAFFETLDLMQDQVKTILLKLKPHFVFFDFAQNWLPKIASELGIKSVHFSVYSAICHSYISRISKGRDVTYEDFKNPPVGIIHNSKRTLQTFQARINFMMLYTKSGDSPTVSDRFIQSLSECSLILFKSCKEIEGSYLDYLQNQFEKAIVFSGVLVPEPSMDVLEDKWTKWLDNFPTKSVILCSFGSETFLSDDQINELAIGLELTNLPFIFVLNFPSNLNAESELERALPKGFLERVKNTGIVHSGWFQQQLVLKHSSVGCYVCHAGLSSVIEAIVNDCQLVLLPLKGDQFYNSMLIADDLKAGIEVKRNDEDGFFEKEGILEAVKGVMVEVDKEPGKQIRENHMKWREFLLDKEIQNKFITDLVAQLKSLV